A single window of Salvia splendens isolate huo1 chromosome 6, SspV2, whole genome shotgun sequence DNA harbors:
- the LOC121809153 gene encoding protein NRT1/ PTR FAMILY 5.10-like yields the protein MSIPTLQNDVVNGMADYSGRPAKRSHSGFWRSASYIMGAGAAERFAYFGVGTNLISYLTGELGQSTAAAAASINLWAGAGLLLPLLGALAAESFLGRYPTVVFSSLLYILALGLLTTSAFVDEQGSPSELDVGFFFVSLYLIALGQGAYKPCITAFGADQFDEQDPLELRSRSSFFNWWYFGLSAGPLVPLLALNYVQDNISWVIGFGIPCVSQVIALVVFLLGRKSYRYNIKRNEKSALNWGVVSPTIDAYSDEEDQVLESIPHLKSLNKPLLVSGKMEEAKEMLTLIPLWAASLPFAIAISQSATLFTKQGITMDRSITPSVDLPAASLQYIIGLTIIILIPLYDRVLVPLARTLTGSPSGLTELERIGIGMLLCTLSLVVAALVEQKRLQTAIHHGLADIPGARVPMSFCWLIPQYILYGFMEVFSYIGLQELFYDRVPCSLKSVGLSIFLSILGMGQILSSLLICLIEEITSKNGGNGWFSDNTNRAHLDYFYWLLASLNAIGFVAFLYFAKSFKNRSELLVIIVN from the exons ATGTCAATTCCCACTCTGCAAAACGACGTCGTAAACGGAATGGCGGattattcgggccggcccgcgAAACGGTCCCACTCGGGCTTCTGGCGCTCTGCTTCCTACATCATGG GGGCGGGGGCGGCGGAGAGGTTTGCATATTTCGGGGTGGGTACGAATCTGATATCGTATCTTACCGGGGAGCTGGGGCAGtccacggcggcggcggcggccagCATTAATTTGTGGGCCGGCGCCGGTTTACTGCTCCCACTTTTGGGGGCTTTGGCGGCGGAGTCGTTTCTGGGCCGCTATCCCACCGTCGTGTTTTCTTCACTTCTCTATATATTG GCACTTGGGTTGTTGACAACATCAGCTTTTGTTGATGAACAAGGGTCACCTAGTGAGCTTGACGTTGGGTTCTTTTTTGTGTCACTGTACCTAATCGCCCTCGGACAAGGGGCGTACAAGCCTTGCATCACGGCATTTGGAGCTGATCAATTTGATGAACAAGATCCTCTTGAGCTGAGAAGTCGAAGCTCCTTCTTCAATTGGTGGTATTTTGGTCTTAGTGCAGGTCCACTAGTACCACTATTGGCCTTAAACTATGTTCAAGATAACATTAGTTGGGTGATTGGATTTGGAATCCCCTGCGTTTCTCAAGTGATCGCACTTGTAGTTTTCCTTCTGGGGAGGAAGTCCTATCGGTACAACATCAAGAGAAACGAGAAAAGTGCATTGAATTGGGGAGTTGTGTCTCCTACCATTGATGCTTATAGCGACGAAGAAGATCAAGTGCTCGAATCGATCCCTCATCTTAA GTCTCTTAACAAGCCTTTGTTAGTATCCGGAAAAATGGAAGAGGCGAAAGAGATGCTAACCTTAATTCCGTTATGGGCGGCATCATTGCCATTTGCCATTGCCATATCTCAATCCGCCACTCTATTCACCAAGCAAGGCATCACGATGGACCGGTCTATTACTCCAAGCGTTGACCTACCGGCCGCCTCACTTCAATACATAATCGGCCTCACCATCATCATTCTCATCCCCCTCTACGATCGGGTTTTGGTACCACTTGCTAGAACCCTGACCGGATCTCCCTCTGGATTGACAGAGCTTGAGAGAATCGGGATAGGTATGCTtctatgcactctttccttagTCGTTGCAGCTCTAGTCGAGCAAAAGCGGCTTCAAACTGCCATACACCACGGGCTAGCCGATATACCCGGTGCTAGGGTTCCCATGAGCTTCTGCTGGCTAATACCACAATACATATTGTATGGCTTCATGGAAGTGTTTTCCTACATAGGATTGCAAGAGCTATTCTATGATCGTGTGCCTTGTAGCTTGAAATCGGTTGGTCTCTCAATATTTCTAAGTATACTGGGGATGGGGCAGATCTTGAGTAGCTTGCTTATATGCTTGATTGAGGAGATTACTAGTAAAAATGGTGGAAATGGATGGTTCTCGGATAATACGAATCGAGCTCACTTAGATTACTTTTATTGGTTGCTTGCTAGCCTTAATGCAATAGGTTTTGTAGCTTTCTTGTATTTTGCAAAGTCTTTCAAAAATAGATCTGAGCTTCTTGTTATCATTGTAAATTAG